A genomic segment from Ptychodera flava strain L36383 chromosome 19, AS_Pfla_20210202, whole genome shotgun sequence encodes:
- the LOC139118697 gene encoding uncharacterized protein isoform X2, with protein sequence MMEASCAVLDIKIITNLERDDDIDEPVLKPAGFDTYVAMLKQVETLQCEAKELQEEAKTLADSVEKALLADDDCDNDDDDDDNSEDDGRPPLMTLGKVKKAQEKVQELSEEADRKISEATDVKAKLPKQCGFVVCGIDQALQSFGVGRHSYHGQAFIGNHVNKCCK encoded by the exons ATGATGGAAGCTAGCTGTGCAGTACTGGATATCAAGATCATCACGAATCTGGAGagagatgatgacattgatgaacCCGTGCTGAAGCCTGCTGGATTTGACACATATGTGGCCATGTTGAAACAAGTCGAGACATTACAGTGTGAAGCGAAAGAACTCCAAGAAGAAGCTAAGACCTTGGCTGATAGTGTTGAAAAGGCTCTCCTTGCTGATGATGActgtgacaatgatgatgatgatgacgacaacaGTGAAGATGATGGCAGACCGCCACTAATGACCTTGGGCAAAGTTAAAAAAGCCCAGGAGAAAGTGCAGGAACTCAGTGAAGAAGCTGACAGGAAG atATCTGAAGCTACAGACGTAAAAGCGAAACTGCCAAAACAATGTGGTTTTGTAGTCTGCGGTATTGACCAAGCTCTGCAGTCATTTGGTGTTGGACGTCATTCTTACCACGGGCAGGCATTCATCGGAAATCATGTGAACaagtgctgtaaa